In Nicotiana tabacum cultivar K326 chromosome 17, ASM71507v2, whole genome shotgun sequence, one DNA window encodes the following:
- the LOC142171870 gene encoding uncharacterized protein LOC142171870, whose protein sequence is MQAWRAKEKALEFLRGHPADSYSRLPSYLYILEKTYLGSVVKLQKTEDDYFLYAFVTLNTSIKGWEHCRPVVVVDGTFLKSAYRGIMLTASTMDATTRSYMLDEFNERISKIEEIHTRVKVYLYDIGYHRRSRVHATVNRTWTMTSNIAESLNAVTKDARELFIVELLEYMRTLLEHWTNEKLLNAKGTFTYLGKKYNKELEDNMTLSQKMRVRASTKYIHTMIDDVKRFIVCLQNKRCSCGQFHLDELPCAHALEALRHRNESCENYYSPYYTRESLLHTYEILVDPLLDESKWNVPQHIAEEVVNHLPGKDSQGDLKNKDTNHMMK, encoded by the exons ATGCAAGcttggagagcaaaggaaaaggctTTGGAATTTTTGAGAGGTCATCCTGCTGATTCCTACAGTCGCTTGCCGAGTTATTTGTATATTCTGGAGAAGACTTATCTGGGGTCGGTAGTGAAATTGCAGAAGACTGAAGATGATTATTTCTTGTATGCATTTGTTACACTTAATACGTCCATCAAGGGTTGGGAGCATTGTAGACCAGTTGTAGTAGTTGATGGCACCTTCTTGAAGTCGGCATATAGGGGAATCATGCTAACAGCTAGCACAATGGATGCAACAA CACGATCATACATgcttgatgaatttaatgaaagaatATCAAAGATTGAAGAGATCCACACACGTGTTAAAGTATACCTATACGATATTGGCTATCACAGACGGTCTCGGGTACATGCTACGGTGAACAGAACGTGGACGATGACATCAAACATTGCAGAGTCATTGAATGCGGTAACCAAAGATGCAAGAGAGTTGTTTATAGTAGAACTATTAGAGTACATGCGGACTCTTCTTGAACATTGGACTAATGAAAAGTTATTGAATGCAAAGGGTACGTTCACGTACCTTGggaaaaaatacaacaaagagttgGAGGACAACATGACATTATCGCAGAAGATGAGA gtgagggcttcaacaAAATACATCCATACCATGATAGATGATGTGAAGCGCTTTATTGTTTGTCTTCAAAACAAGAGATGTAGTTGTGGACAATTCCATCTTGATGAACTTCCTTGTGCACATGCTTTGGAGGCTTTGAGGCACAGGAACGAGTCTTGTGAAAACTATTATTCTCCTTATTACACGAGGGAGAGCCTTCTGCATACTTATGAAATACTAGTAGACCCGTTGCTTGACGAAAGCAAATGGAATGTGCCACAACATATAGCCGAAGAAGTGGTAAACCACCTACCGGGAAAAGACAGCCAAGGAGACCTCAAAAACAAAGACACAAACCATATGATGAAGTAA